Within the Polaribacter pectinis genome, the region GAATCAATTCAAAAGCAAATCTTGGCAACGTATTTTTGTCTGAATAACTGTCTTCTTCAATATCTGGAATAATGGCATTTTGATGCGCACTTGCATCTACAGGATCGCCAAAACGAATGGCTGCTTTCCCAAATTCATTTCCTAATTTTTTAAAATATTTAAAAAAAGCAGCAACGTTTTCAGACTTTTTTTCTTTGCCTTTTCCTTCTTCCATCATTTCTTTTACATCCGGAATTAAATCATACACAATAGAAACTGGTATGTATTTAATGTCTTTGGTGCTTTGCTTTTCACCTTCCATAATGTATTTTAAAATCCCCATTTGAGGATAGACAATTTTACCTGTTCTGGAACGCGTTCCTTCAATATTCCAAGTAAGATGATCGCCATTTTCAATTAAAGAAGCAATGTAATGTCTTAAGGCAGCTTTATAAATGATGTCGTCTTTAAAACTTCTTCTTATAAAAATTAATCCAGAGTTTTTTCCCAATTGTTTAAATCCTGGAAACGCTAAATTTATACCGCCAAAAGAAAACGGAATTGGCATTCCATAACGTGCTAAAGTGCTTACTAAAACAACAGTATCTAAATAGGTTTTATGGGTTAAAATAAATGCAACAGAGTTTTGTCGCATAATTTTCATTAATTTTTTTATTTCACTTGGATCAATATCTATTTTGTCATTATAAGCTTTTGAAAGCAAATATTGAAAACCTCTTACAGAAACTGTATTTGCAATTGGATGTTGTTGAGAATATAATTCCTCAATACAATTTGCAGCCGTTTTTTGAACTTCAGAAAGGTCTAATTTTAATTCTTTTGCAATTTCTTTAAGACTATTTTTAAATTCAGCATGCTGAATAATGTTTTGCATTGTGTGTTCCATAATCAATTAAAAAATAGATTTGTGAATTTAGAAACGCCTTTTTGTTCCCAAAACTTTGGAAAAAATAAACTTTCAACTTTGGTAATAATTCCTTTAGGTTCTTTACCAGTAATGTTTTTGTTTAGGGAATTTGCTACAGTTAATAAAACGGATGCATTTGCGCCCATTCCACAATGACTTCCAAAAACTTCAATGTTTTTGATGTCACTTCTCAACGTTTCTGCCTCCATACAATGTTTCCAAGGTAAAAGTCCGTCTGTTTTTGTGTAAATACACGTTACAGGAACATTTGGTATTTCCTCCAATTCGTGTATAAATTTATCATTTCTGGCTCTTAAAGTTTTTCCTCTTAAAAATTCTAACATTCTTACCAAAGGTGTTTTCATGTTTTTAACTCCCCAAACTGGCGAGCCAATAGTAATTAATTGTTCTACTTTATCTGGATATCTATTGGCGATTATTTTTGCGAAAATTCCACCACCAGACCAACCTACAAGACTTACTTTTTCTTGATGTTTCTCGAAAATTTCATCTAATTTTTCGATCAATTTTGGTAAATATTTAGAGTTGATCATATTTACACCCAATTCCCATTTATAGGTTTTAAAACCAACAGATTTTAAATAATTACGTACAAAAGTTGTAGAAACATCATTACCTAAATATGGAGGCATTAATAAAACAGGTTTGTTTTTGCTGGCTTTGTGCTTTGGAATAAAAGGATAAATACCAAACATGGTAACCCATTCAATAGCAGATCTTGTTTCTAATAAGGCATTGAATAGAGGAGGAGCATCAATTTTTGTGTTGATGGTATCAATCTGATTTTTAAACGTCAATAAAATTCTTGCAGAAATAGTATCTGTTCCTTTTTTTGTCGCTTTTATTTTATCAATTCTTTCTAAAACAATAATTAAAGTGACATAATCTCTATCAGGCCCAAAATCTTCACAGACTGAAATACAGTTTTTTAATAATGTGTCCACATCTTTTCTGATTAATTTTTTACTGTCAATTAGACCAACAATCATTTTTTCAAAAGGATGCAATTCAAACTTTTGAATAACTACTTCTTTGGCTTTTTTTAATGTCATTCCTTTAGACATTGCAACTTTTAAAGCCAATTTGGTAAATGATGTATAGAGTGTTTTGTTGTTTTCCATGTTTTGAGTTTTAGACTTTCGTCCTTTTTTCTAACCAATTAATTACATCTTGCTGAACTTCTTCTTTGTTCACTTCATTCAACATCTCATGTCTTCCTCCTTTATATAATTTTAAAGTTAGGTCTTTAATTCCTGCTTTTTTATAATTTTCTGCAACTCTTTTTACACCTTCACCCATTTCTCCTACAGGATCTTTATCACCCGAAAAAATAAAAATGGGCAATTTTTTTGGTGTTTTCTTGAAAGTTGATTTCTCGTTTATTTTTTTACTTCCTTTTAAAATATCTAAAAAGACACTCAAAGAAAAATCTTCTATTCTGTAAGGGTCTGCTTCAAATAAATCCACTTCATTTTCATCGCTACTAATCCAATCTACTTTTGTTCTGTTAGGTTTAAATTTCTTATTGAATTCAGAAAAAAACACCGATTTTAATAGTTGATTGCTTCTTTCTCTTCCTTTAAATTTGCTGATAACTTTTGCGCTGTACAAACCAAAAGTTCCCAAACCTTTCATAAAACTGGCAGTTCCAGAAAGAATTAAAGCTTCTAAATCGTCACCATATTTTGTTACATAATCTCTACTTAACAAAGAACCCATGCTATGACCAAAAAGAATTATTTTTTTATTCGGATGTTCGTTTTTGATGATTTCTGTTAATTGACGCATGTCATTTATGGCGTCATCAAAATAATTATCACCATCATAAAAACCTAAGTCGTTTTTATTTTCGGCAGATTTTCCATGAACTCTGTGGTCATTTGCATATACTTCATATCCTTTTTCTTGTAAAAGTTTTGCAATAGAATGATAACGACCTGCATGTTCGCCAACTCCATGAGAAATTTGAACAATACCTTTTAAAGGCATTTTTTTTACTTCCCATTTATAGTAAAAAATAGTTTCCTCGTCTTTAGTTTTATATGTATCTGTAATAAACACCATTTATGCTTTCTCTAAAAAAGTTGACATTAATTTTAAGATTAAATCTGTGTCTTTTTTTGTTCCTGTGAATTTTATTCTTTCCTGAATTAAAAGTTCTTCCAATAATAATTTCCCTTTAAAAACATCGTATAAAATAGTATCATCAATTGTGATGACAGTATTTACTTTTGCGGTTTTTTTCTTACTTAAAGAAGGTTCTTTTTTAGAGAAATCTAATGTCCAATATGCAATGGTTTCATTTTGATGAACCTCAAAACTATAGACAGCTTTTAGTTTTTTATCTAAAGATTTGCTTTCTTTTAAGAATTTTCTAAAGGAATTAAAGAAAGAAATACTTTTAAATTTAATGACTTTAGAAACTGTTTTTTCTTCTTTCTTTTTTAGAATAATTTCTTCTAATTCATTTGCAGAATCTCTAATATATCTTGAGAATTTATCAGCATCTGGCATTGTTTTCGCATCCGAAGTTGTAGTAATTGTTACTTGTCCATTATAACTAAAAGCAGCAATAATTAACCCAAAACCATCTAAAACAGGCGTTAATCCAAAAATACCAACAATTTTATGACCTTTTAAATAGAGCAAACCTTTTGGTCCAGGAACATTTGTAATTGTAACATTAAAAGGTGGTCTGTGAAATTCTTTAATATTGTATTTACTATACAAACCAGCAGCTAAATTTGCCAATCCAAAAGGAACAGCATCTGCCATTTTTGCCAAAGATTTTGCTCCAACAGCTTTGTGTCTTGTTTTTCCTAAATTTGTTTGTTCTTGTATATATTCTAATCTTTCAATTGGGTCTTTTATATGCGTTGCAATTCTAACCAACATGTTAGAAATTTGATTGTTCATTTTTTGTTTTTCGCCTTTTACACGAATAGAAATAGGAACATTTGCAACTAAAGGTTGTACAGGTAATTGCTCTCTTTCTTCTAAATATTTACGAATTCCACCAGCACAAATTGCCAAAATAATATCGTTAATACTTACGTCCATTATTTTACGAAGCGTGTTTATTCTTTCGAAAGATAAAATAGCAGTTCCCCAAGTTCTCTTTGGTGAAACTGAACCATTAAAAATGGTTTTAGGAACAGGATATGCACTTTTTTGAAATGTTCTTTTGTTTTTAAGTTGCGCATTTATTTTTCCTTTCATCATAGAAACAGCAGTTTCGCTAACTAATTTCGGGATTTTTAAAGGGTTTTTAAGAAAACTATAGGTGCTTTTTAAAAGCAAACTCAATTCATCTGGCAAAGGTTCTGGGTCAAATGGTTTTGGTTTTGCAGGTTTTTTATCTTCTGCTTTTTCATCTTTATCAAACAGCAATCCCATAATACCAACACCAGAACTACCATCTACCATTACATGATGTACTTTGGTAACAATTCCTACAGAACCTTTAGGTATTTGGTTAATTTCATCTAAACCTTCAATAAAATAAACGGACCATAAAGGTCTTTTTAAATCTAAAGAACTGCTAAAAATATTCGATGTTAAATCTCTTAAGGTTTTCCAGTTTGCTGGATCTGGCAATTTTAATCGGTTCAAATGCAAATCAATATCAAAATTTGGGTCATCTGCCCAATAAGGATAATCTAATTTTAATGGCACATTTACCAATCTTTTTCTAAATTTCGGAATTAAATGTAATTTAGAAGCGACCATTTCTCTAAAATCATCAAACTTTAAAGAACCTTCCACAATTGTTAATGTTGCAATGTGCATAGGACTTGAAGGTGAATCTGCATATAAAAAAGTTGCATCTTGTCCAGAAATTTGCTCTGCTGAAGTTTCAATTGCGTCTTGTAGAAGCTCTGTTATTACTTTTTTTGCCATTTATCAAAATAATTAAGTTGACTTTTTAGTCTAAAATTGATCAAAAAATTGTTGCAAGAATACCACGCAACTCTGCAAGATAAAGAAAATTAGTTAGATTTTTAAGGCAAAAAATGAATTAACAAAAGAGCTTCTAATATGAATAGTTTAGTGTAGGTTGATGTCTATGTTTTTGATTTTCAAACGTATACTCTAATAAGGTTAAATTGCTACCTTTTAAAACGAAAAAAAGTCTCAAAAATTAATTTGAGACTTTTTAATAAAAAGAGCCGATGGAGGGACTCGAACCCACGACCTGCTGATTACAAATCAGCTGCTCTAGCCAGCTGAGCTACATCGGCTTTTTGTTTTTACGAGCGCAAATTAAATACAAAAAATGAAATTGACCTAAAGAAAAATGTTTTTTTTTAGCATAAAAAAAACTTCAAAATAAATTGAAGTTTTCTAACAAGAATAATAAATTTTACATGGTGTAAAAGAATTGCTCATTCGCAATCTTTCCATTCTGTACTTCAAAAACGCAAACTTCGTCCATTTGTTGTCTTCCTCTACTTTTAAATGTAACATCGAAACTCATTTTGCTTGTAAAATGATTGTCTGCAACAACTGGTTCAGAAATTTTACTGCTGTGAAATTCTACAACATCTTCTAACCATTGTTTACTTTTTTCGAATACATTTTGTTTTCCAGAAACAACTTCTCCATGAGGAACACCAGGCATTTCTCTACTAACTACATTGTCTGCATATAACTCTGTAATACATTCTAAATTTTTTCCTTCTTGGCACATATGGCGCCATTTATTGGCAACTTCTAAAGTATTCATATATTTTATTTTTGGTTGACAATAAAGTTAGGGAAATTAATTTAAAGCTTCTTTATAAACTTTTAAACAACGCTCTCTTGCCTCTTTATGATCTACGATTTCTTTAGCATACGTTAATTCTTGAAATTCTGGAACCCACTTTTTAATATATTTTAAATCTTTATCGAACTTTTTGATTTGAGTTGTTGGATTAAAAATTCTAAAATATGGCGAAGCATCTACACCAGAACCTGCAACCCATTGCCAATTACCAACGTTACTTGCCATTTCGTAATCGTGTAATTTTTCTGCAAAATAAGCTTCTCCCCATCTCCAATCGATTAATAAATGTTTGCATAAAAAACTACCCACTAACATTCTTACTCTATTGTGCATAAAACCAGTTTCATTTAACTCACGCATTCCTGCATCTACTAAAGGATAACCAGTTTGACCTTCGCACCATTTTTTAAACTCTTTTTCGTTATTTCTCCACTCAATTCTGTCGTATTTTGATTTGAAGGCTTCTTTATGAGTTTGTGGAAAATGCCATAAAATCTGCATAAAAAATTCTCGCCAAATTAATTCCTGCCAGAAAATCTCGTTTTTTTCTGCAGTGGCTTTTTTTATCATTTTTCGAATGCTAACCGTTCCAAATCGTAAATGCGGGCCTAATTTTGAAGTAGCATCTTTTGCTGGAAAATTTCTAGTTTCTTCGTATTCTTGAATTAAAGTAGGCGTAACATCGTACTCTTTAATTTCTTGTTTCGATTTAGTAAAACCTAAATCAGACAATGAGAGATTTGGTAAACGTGTATTTTTTACCAAATTTTTTAGGAAGGAATTAGTGTAGTAGATATCTAAATTATGTGTTTTAAATTTTTCTTTCCACACTTTCATGAAAGGCGTATAAACCACATAAGGAGTACCATCTTTTTTTACAACTTCGTCTTTTTCGAAAATTACTTGGTCTTTAAAAGTCTTAAAATTGATGTTACTATCAGCTAATAGTTTCTCTATTTCTTCATCTCTTTCTTTTGCATACGGCTCATAATCTCTATTTGTAAAAACGGTATCAATTTTATATTCTTTTATTAAATTTTGATAAATATTCTTTGGAGTTCCATGAAAAATAGCCAAACTACTGTCGTTTTCATCTTGTAAGGTTTTTCTCATTTTTTGCAATTCATCAAAAATAAAGTTGACTCTTGCATCGTCTTTTGGTAGTTTGTCTAAAATATTTTCATCAAAAATAAAAATAGGTAGAACAGGATTCTCACTTTTTAAAGCGTTGTAAAAACCTATATTGTCATCTAATCTTAAATCACGTCTAAACCAAAAAATATTTATTTTGTCTTTCATTTTACTTGTATTCTCCAAAAAGTTCTGTCAATTTTTTCTGTCTATATTCAAATATTTCTTCCAATTTTGGTTTCACTAAAAAAGGATGTACCATTTGCCCTAAAATTCCCATAGGAACTTTGTAATCTATAATATCTTCCATTTCTACACCATCCTCAATTTCTTTGATAAAATGTTTGTGATGCCATAAAGCATAAGGTCCAAAACGTTGTTCGTCTACAAAATATTCGTTGTCTTTTACGTGCGTAATTTCTGTGACCCATTTTGTTTTTATCCCTAAAATCGGAGTAACAATATATTGAATTATTTGTCCAGGATACATAGGTCTGTCTGCTCCTGAAAGGATATCAAAACTCATATAATCTGGAGTAATTGTTTTTAAATTCTTCGGATTCGATAAGAATTCCCAACCTTTTTCTAATGAAATTGGTAGATTTTGTTTTCTGTGAAACGTGTATATTTTCATCTTAATTATGAATTAAAATATATAGATTTAAGGAAGTTGCAATGCACAGCCAAATCTTATATGGAAGTAATAAATATTTGTAATATTTTACTTTATTACTCAAATTGAAGAAGTAATAAAATAGGAGGGAAGTCAATAATGTAATGGTTATCAACCCAAATAAAACCAAATTTTGGTTGAAGAAAATATAATTCCAACTTACATTCAATATAAATTGAAGTAGAAAAAATAATTTCATTTTCTTGGAATTTTCTTCAGAAAACAATTTTCCTAAATAAATGGAAAAGCAAATCATAATTAATGTCCAAGCAACACCAAAAACCCAACCTGGAGGTGTCCAAGGAGCTTTATTTAAATTGATGTACCAATCTGTCATTGGTCCATTTTCCATGAGCCAATTTCCAATTGCCAAACCACCAAAATTGATGATTAAAAATAATATGGTAAACTTTAATTGTTTCATCTTTAAGAATTTGCTTTCAACTTTTCTATTTCTTTCAACAAATTATCTGCTTCTAAATATTTCTGATCACTATCACTTCTATTGATAGATTGAAGCTTAAAACCTTCTTCCATCAATTTTTTATATTTTTCTTGTAATTTTTCTACTTCCGATTTCTTTTTGAAAAGTCCGAACATTATTTTAAGTGTTTAGTAATTTTAGAACTCAATGGTTTTGTAATTGAAAAATAATAATCGATTAATTTTCCTTCAGGAGAAACCAAATATTTTTGAAAATTCCACTTAACAGTAGAACTTTTTTTGCTATTAAATTCTCTATTTGTTAGCCAAGTATATAAAGGATGTTGGTTAATTCCTTTCACATCTACTTTTTCTGTAATTAGAAACGAAACTCCATAATTTACCTCACAAAACTCTTGAATTTCAGAAGCATTTCCAGGTTCTTGTTTTCCAAATTGATTGCAAGGAACTCCAATAACCACCAAGTTTTCTTTGTATTGACTACTCAATTCTTCCATTTCTTTATATTGTGAAGTAAAGCCACATTTCGAAGCGACATTTACAAACAAGATAAATTTGTTTTTGTATTCAGATAAGTCAATAGCTTTATTTTGTAAACTATTAATTTTAATATCGTAGATATTGGTCATATTTTAAATTTTGAAACTAACAATTCCGCAATCTAATTCGAAAATTTGTCCGGAAATAGATGTTGCTTTGTCAGAAATTAAGAAAGTTGCTAAATCTGCAACTTCAGTAGGTTGTAAGTATTTTTTAAGAGGATGACGTTCTGTGATATTTTCTATCATACGTTCATTTCTTAAAAGTTTTGAAGCCAGTTCAGTATCTGTAACTGTGGGTGCAATTGCATTTACACGAATCGTGGGTGCTAATTCTGCGCCTAAAGATTTTGTTAAACCTTCCACAGCAGATTTTGCTGCAGCCACACTTGCGTGAAAAGGCATACCTAATTTGGCGGCAACTGTGCTAAATAATAAAATATTTGGGTTGTTTCCTTTTTTTAGTGAAGGTAAATAATGTTGAATCGCTTTTACAGCACCAACAACGTTAATTTCGAAATCGTTTCTAAAATCTTCTAACTTTAATCTCGAAATTGGTTTTAAGTTAATGCTTCCAGGACAGTATATTAAAGCGTTTATTTCTTCAATTTCTGGTAAAGCATCTTCTAAAATATTGCAGTTATAATGAGTAAGATTAGTGTGAG harbors:
- a CDS encoding alpha/beta fold hydrolase, which codes for MENNKTLYTSFTKLALKVAMSKGMTLKKAKEVVIQKFELHPFEKMIVGLIDSKKLIRKDVDTLLKNCISVCEDFGPDRDYVTLIIVLERIDKIKATKKGTDTISARILLTFKNQIDTINTKIDAPPLFNALLETRSAIEWVTMFGIYPFIPKHKASKNKPVLLMPPYLGNDVSTTFVRNYLKSVGFKTYKWELGVNMINSKYLPKLIEKLDEIFEKHQEKVSLVGWSGGGIFAKIIANRYPDKVEQLITIGSPVWGVKNMKTPLVRMLEFLRGKTLRARNDKFIHELEEIPNVPVTCIYTKTDGLLPWKHCMEAETLRSDIKNIEVFGSHCGMGANASVLLTVANSLNKNITGKEPKGIITKVESLFFPKFWEQKGVSKFTNLFFN
- a CDS encoding alpha/beta hydrolase, giving the protein MVFITDTYKTKDEETIFYYKWEVKKMPLKGIVQISHGVGEHAGRYHSIAKLLQEKGYEVYANDHRVHGKSAENKNDLGFYDGDNYFDDAINDMRQLTEIIKNEHPNKKIILFGHSMGSLLSRDYVTKYGDDLEALILSGTASFMKGLGTFGLYSAKVISKFKGRERSNQLLKSVFFSEFNKKFKPNRTKVDWISSDENEVDLFEADPYRIEDFSLSVFLDILKGSKKINEKSTFKKTPKKLPIFIFSGDKDPVGEMGEGVKRVAENYKKAGIKDLTLKLYKGGRHEMLNEVNKEEVQQDVINWLEKRTKV
- a CDS encoding wax ester/triacylglycerol synthase family O-acyltransferase, which gives rise to MAKKVITELLQDAIETSAEQISGQDATFLYADSPSSPMHIATLTIVEGSLKFDDFREMVASKLHLIPKFRKRLVNVPLKLDYPYWADDPNFDIDLHLNRLKLPDPANWKTLRDLTSNIFSSSLDLKRPLWSVYFIEGLDEINQIPKGSVGIVTKVHHVMVDGSSGVGIMGLLFDKDEKAEDKKPAKPKPFDPEPLPDELSLLLKSTYSFLKNPLKIPKLVSETAVSMMKGKINAQLKNKRTFQKSAYPVPKTIFNGSVSPKRTWGTAILSFERINTLRKIMDVSINDIILAICAGGIRKYLEEREQLPVQPLVANVPISIRVKGEKQKMNNQISNMLVRIATHIKDPIERLEYIQEQTNLGKTRHKAVGAKSLAKMADAVPFGLANLAAGLYSKYNIKEFHRPPFNVTITNVPGPKGLLYLKGHKIVGIFGLTPVLDGFGLIIAAFSYNGQVTITTTSDAKTMPDADKFSRYIRDSANELEEIILKKKEEKTVSKVIKFKSISFFNSFRKFLKESKSLDKKLKAVYSFEVHQNETIAYWTLDFSKKEPSLSKKKTAKVNTVITIDDTILYDVFKGKLLLEELLIQERIKFTGTKKDTDLILKLMSTFLEKA
- a CDS encoding nuclear transport factor 2 family protein — protein: MNTLEVANKWRHMCQEGKNLECITELYADNVVSREMPGVPHGEVVSGKQNVFEKSKQWLEDVVEFHSSKISEPVVADNHFTSKMSFDVTFKSRGRQQMDEVCVFEVQNGKIANEQFFYTM
- a CDS encoding cryptochrome/photolyase family protein is translated as MKDKINIFWFRRDLRLDDNIGFYNALKSENPVLPIFIFDENILDKLPKDDARVNFIFDELQKMRKTLQDENDSSLAIFHGTPKNIYQNLIKEYKIDTVFTNRDYEPYAKERDEEIEKLLADSNINFKTFKDQVIFEKDEVVKKDGTPYVVYTPFMKVWKEKFKTHNLDIYYTNSFLKNLVKNTRLPNLSLSDLGFTKSKQEIKEYDVTPTLIQEYEETRNFPAKDATSKLGPHLRFGTVSIRKMIKKATAEKNEIFWQELIWREFFMQILWHFPQTHKEAFKSKYDRIEWRNNEKEFKKWCEGQTGYPLVDAGMRELNETGFMHNRVRMLVGSFLCKHLLIDWRWGEAYFAEKLHDYEMASNVGNWQWVAGSGVDASPYFRIFNPTTQIKKFDKDLKYIKKWVPEFQELTYAKEIVDHKEARERCLKVYKEALN
- a CDS encoding SRPBCC family protein translates to MKIYTFHRKQNLPISLEKGWEFLSNPKNLKTITPDYMSFDILSGADRPMYPGQIIQYIVTPILGIKTKWVTEITHVKDNEYFVDEQRFGPYALWHHKHFIKEIEDGVEMEDIIDYKVPMGILGQMVHPFLVKPKLEEIFEYRQKKLTELFGEYK
- a CDS encoding TspO/MBR family protein; this encodes MKQLKFTILFLIINFGGLAIGNWLMENGPMTDWYINLNKAPWTPPGWVFGVAWTLIMICFSIYLGKLFSEENSKKMKLFFLLQFILNVSWNYIFFNQNLVLFGLITITLLTSLLFYYFFNLSNKVKYYKYLLLPYKIWLCIATSLNLYILIHN
- a CDS encoding Lacal_2735 family protein is translated as MFGLFKKKSEVEKLQEKYKKLMEEGFKLQSINRSDSDQKYLEADNLLKEIEKLKANS
- a CDS encoding glutathione peroxidase codes for the protein MTNIYDIKINSLQNKAIDLSEYKNKFILFVNVASKCGFTSQYKEMEELSSQYKENLVVIGVPCNQFGKQEPGNASEIQEFCEVNYGVSFLITEKVDVKGINQHPLYTWLTNREFNSKKSSTVKWNFQKYLVSPEGKLIDYYFSITKPLSSKITKHLK
- a CDS encoding SDR family NAD(P)-dependent oxidoreductase; amino-acid sequence: MRKILVIGGSKGIGNAIVTALVEENSIINISRSAPLQPHTNLTHYNCNILEDALPEIEEINALIYCPGSINLKPISRLKLEDFRNDFEINVVGAVKAIQHYLPSLKKGNNPNILLFSTVAAKLGMPFHASVAAAKSAVEGLTKSLGAELAPTIRVNAIAPTVTDTELASKLLRNERMIENITERHPLKKYLQPTEVADLATFLISDKATSISGQIFELDCGIVSFKI